GTTGCTGACAATTTATATATTGGAGAGTTATAACCTCTTGAATCAACAGCGAACTTGAATGTTCCTGAATTGCTTTACGCCTATACATAAGAGCCAGGCTTGCTAACGCAACCCCCACCGTGGGATGCTTAGGGTCTTCAACAAATAGACAGCCAGCATACATTAGTCAATATACCATTATTAAGCTCAATGATAAATGCTGAGGTAAGACAAAAGGAACGGGGAAGTCACCTCCATAGGCTTCCTCTGCCTCAGTCAATGCCCGTCCCAACTCATACTCTGCCCAGGAGAAGTTACTGACACAACAGTTATTAGTGGTATATAAACACCCCAAGAGTAACATAAAAAGGAAGGTAGCAGCACGGCTAAGGAAAAGCCAACAGAAATTATTATTAAGCCTACCCCATAACTGCCTCAAGCTGTCCTAAAGCACATATGGACCCTACAATTAATTCATTCACACTCATGTTGCCAGCCCCTAAGTATGGATTGCCAGCCCTTCTTACTTGAACAGCACCAAGTATAACACTTCGGTAAACTTCTTTGGCCAGTGAATAGTTCTGTTTTTTATGTAGGAATTCTGCATATGATAGACCAGCAGTACCTACAAAACGAAACGTCAATCTGGTGTCGAAAAATGTCAGCTACAGTACCTTGTGAACAAGAGAAGGAGATACCATCCCAATACTTTTCATCAAGAGGTTCGTCGAAGAAATCTTCAGCTGCATCAAGCACATAATAAGCACCATCACAAGTAACAGCAATGGACAAGCACAACTTTAGCACAACCTGAGTCAACATTGCCATTGACAAGTTCAATCAGCCCTTTCAGTGCTTTAGCACGTATAAAGTGAGCCTCAAAATCTTTTCTTTGAAACTCAAAATCTTTTGATTGCCGTTGATTCTGCACAACCTCCATGCACTTGTCAGCCACCGCTGATGCCAAATCATCCTACATAGAAAAAAGTGAATAAACAAGAATGATGCTGCAAAATGAAGCCAAATATTTTACAATTGTTTTGCAAGTACCAACCTGCCCCATCTCTAAATAAAGCCCAGCCTGAGTTTCAAGAGCAGCAACTACAACAAAAATCCAACATACGACTCAAAGTCTTTGCCAAAAGTGATGTTAATATAGTAAGTGTTAGTGGCGTACTCTCTAATACTCCCTTTCTAACACACTCTTCTTGCTAATGGTCAAAATTTCttgaaaactaaaaaatcaTAAGCGGCGTTAATTAAATATGGAGTGCAGCCCACACAATTTTGTGATTCTCACAATTTCGGTCAATACTAAAAAGTGCGGTAGAAAGAGTGTAATGTCAtttctctaataataataataagaaaataaacaatagcAGTAACCAACAAAAGAggtggaaaagaaaaagaaattacctCTAACTCCCAAATAAGAATTGGTTAATTCTTGAACATCATCGAGCTTTTCTATTGCTTCAGTGTACTCTCCTCTAAATTCAACAGAAAAGATATCTCTAATGAGTTCAAACAATCACGCACAAAATTCTCCAACATAAGAACTAACACACTACAATCACAAAGGATTACCTTTCATACAACATCGTGGACATAGCAAGCATAGCCATTCCCTTCGAATTCTCGCGCTTTGATTCCCTGCCCTCAGTTAACTCACTGCTAATGCAGTGCTTCAACACAGTCAAACCCATCCGATACGCCCCAACTAAAGAAAAACCCGAAAAGCCAAAAAAGACGTTAACTTCGGTCGAAATACACAAATGGGTCGCCGAAAAACACCGGCTTTTGATCAAATAACTCACGTGATCTTTCCCTCCTCCATTGATTCAGGGCGTAATTGATCATATTAATGGCATCGGGGACGACCATGTGAGACTCTAATTCCAAGCCAATGGTAAACGGTCGGAACGATGAAGTGGGAAGAAGAGAGAGGTTAGTGGGGAATGGGTTCGCTTTCAGAgcagagaaagaagaagaagaagctctTGATGATAACTTCGTCGCTATGCGAAACATGGTTGAGTCTGATAGCAAAAGGTTGAAGAGAAATGTGAGGTTTTCGAATAGTGTGTGTGAACGAGGAAGGAAAAGAAATGGCTTGAAGGGGTTAAGGGTTTTTAGGTTGAGCTTGATATTTGATTCGTTGGTTT
This region of Vigna unguiculata cultivar IT97K-499-35 chromosome 5, ASM411807v1, whole genome shotgun sequence genomic DNA includes:
- the LOC114182917 gene encoding uncharacterized protein LOC114182917, producing MFRIATKLSSRASSSSFSALKANPFPTNLSLLPTSSFRPFTIGLELESHMVVPDAINMINYALNQWRRERSLGAYRMGLTVLKHCISSELTEGRESKRENSKGMAMLAMSTMLYERGEYTEAIEKLDDVQELTNSYLGVRVAALETQAGLYLEMGQDDLASAVADKCMEVVQNQRQSKDFEFQRKDFEAHFIRAKALKGLIELVNGNVDSAEDFFDEPLDEKYWDGTAGLSYAEFLHKKQNYSLAKEVYRSVILGAVQVRRAGNPYLGAGNMSVNELIVGSICALGQLEAVMGNFSWAEYELGRALTEAEEAYGDPKHPTVGVALASLALMYRRKAIQEHSSSLLIQEGLYRKVMDILKVPSEETKTEGAAPFVDRSDIAALARGAYAEVLSVQEKRKGEGEEMKNLAESLWKHRKMSLADALDTDAKVIDTRISRII